In Streptomyces dangxiongensis, one DNA window encodes the following:
- a CDS encoding urease subunit alpha, with protein MSRSKGREVSRSVHIDPHAYAATHGPRAGDRVRLGDSGLTVRVESDSQRYGDEFLAGFGKTARDGLHLKAAAVRATCDVVISNVVVIDAVQGIRKVSIGIREGRICAIGRAGNPDTLDGVDVVVGTGTSIVSGEGLIATAGAVDTHVHLLSPRIMEASLASGVTTIIGQEFGPVWGVGVNSPWALRHAFGAFDAWPVNIGFLGRGSSSSDAPLVEALAEGGACGFKVHEDMGAHTRALDTALRVAEEHDVQVALHSDGLNECLSVEDTLRVLEGRTIHAFHIEGCGGGHVPNVLKMAGVPNVIGSSTNPTLPFGRDAVAEHYGMIVSVHDLKPDLPGDAAMARDRIRAGTMGAEDVLHDLGAIGITSSDAQGMGRAGETVRRTFAMAGKMKAELGPLDGDGDGDDNARVLRYIAKLTINPAIAHGLSHEVGSIEVGKLADLVLWRPEYFGAKPQLVLKSGFPAYGVTGDPNAATDTCEPLLLGPQFGAYGATPADISVAFVARAAADLGDDLMPTRRRRVAVHGTRGIGPADLRLNARIGAVDVDRDTGLVTLDGDPLRSGPADSVSLNRLYFL; from the coding sequence ATGAGCCGCTCGAAGGGACGCGAGGTCAGCCGGTCGGTCCACATCGACCCGCACGCCTACGCGGCCACCCACGGCCCCCGCGCCGGCGACCGCGTGCGCCTCGGCGACTCCGGGCTCACCGTCCGCGTGGAGTCCGACTCCCAGCGGTACGGCGACGAGTTCCTCGCCGGGTTCGGCAAGACCGCCCGCGACGGACTGCACCTGAAGGCCGCCGCCGTCCGCGCCACCTGTGACGTCGTGATCAGCAACGTCGTCGTGATCGACGCGGTGCAGGGGATCCGGAAGGTGTCGATCGGGATCCGCGAGGGGCGGATCTGCGCGATCGGGCGGGCCGGCAACCCGGACACCCTCGACGGGGTGGACGTCGTCGTCGGCACCGGCACCTCGATCGTCTCCGGTGAGGGACTGATCGCCACCGCCGGGGCCGTCGACACCCACGTCCATCTGCTGTCGCCGCGCATCATGGAGGCCTCCCTCGCCTCCGGCGTGACCACGATCATCGGGCAGGAGTTCGGCCCGGTGTGGGGCGTGGGCGTCAACTCCCCCTGGGCGCTGCGCCACGCGTTCGGCGCCTTCGACGCCTGGCCGGTCAACATCGGCTTCCTCGGCCGGGGTTCGTCCTCGTCGGACGCGCCGCTGGTCGAGGCGCTCGCCGAGGGCGGTGCCTGCGGCTTCAAGGTGCACGAGGACATGGGCGCCCACACCCGGGCGCTGGACACCGCGCTGCGCGTCGCCGAGGAGCACGACGTCCAGGTGGCCCTGCACAGTGACGGGCTGAACGAGTGCCTGTCGGTGGAGGACACCCTGCGCGTCCTGGAGGGCCGCACGATCCACGCCTTCCACATCGAGGGCTGCGGCGGCGGACACGTACCCAACGTGCTGAAGATGGCCGGCGTCCCGAACGTCATCGGCTCCTCCACCAACCCCACCCTGCCCTTCGGCCGGGACGCGGTCGCCGAGCACTACGGCATGATCGTCTCCGTCCACGACCTCAAGCCCGACCTGCCCGGCGACGCGGCCATGGCCCGCGACCGGATCCGCGCCGGCACGATGGGCGCCGAGGACGTGCTGCACGACCTGGGCGCGATCGGCATCACCTCCTCCGACGCGCAGGGCATGGGCCGGGCCGGGGAGACGGTCCGCCGGACGTTCGCCATGGCCGGCAAGATGAAGGCCGAGCTGGGCCCGCTGGACGGCGACGGCGACGGCGACGACAACGCCCGCGTCCTGCGCTACATCGCCAAACTGACCATCAACCCGGCCATCGCGCACGGACTGTCCCACGAGGTCGGCTCGATCGAGGTCGGCAAGCTCGCCGACCTCGTGCTCTGGCGCCCGGAGTACTTCGGCGCCAAGCCGCAGCTCGTCCTCAAGTCCGGCTTCCCGGCGTACGGCGTGACCGGCGACCCCAACGCGGCCACCGACACCTGCGAACCCCTGCTACTGGGACCGCAGTTCGGCGCGTACGGCGCCACGCCCGCGGACATCTCGGTCGCGTTCGTCGCCCGGGCCGCCGCCGACCTGGGCGACGACCTCATGCCCACCCGCCGCAGAAGGGTCGCCGTGCACGGCACCCGCGGGATCGGCCCCGCCGACCTGCGCCTCAACGCCCGCATCGGAGCGGTCGACGTCGACCGGGACACCGGCCTGGTCACCCTCGACGGTGACCCGCTGCGCTCCGGCCCCGCCGACTCCGTCTCCCTCAACCGCCTCTACTTCCTCTAG